From the genome of Streptomyces sp. NBC_01341, one region includes:
- a CDS encoding acyltransferase family protein, giving the protein MGSSVRELAGATPVTRDRYIDLLRVVSLGTVVLGHWLMAAVTTGGVDNLLAVVPGLQPLTWLLQIMPVFFFVGGFSHALSYRSLLRRRPEGSTDPVYAAFLRARLQRLLRPTMVFVLVWGAAALVLQLLGSGGGLTGVTLRLVTQPLWFIGVYLAMVAFTPALLGLHDRYGWGAFAALASAAVAVDVLRFAAGVPYVEFLNFAFVWLAVHQLGFLRADGRIARPALLAGAGLTAAVALVALGPYPLSMVGMPGEKISNMAPPTLALLCHGLWLVGAVELLRARGARLVARPRVRATVVAANGVAMTAFLWHLTAMLGVYGAMLALGVPLPDPATGAWWAQAPVRICAAVALTALLVSVFRTFERPAPAVPSRGAGGAGALSALGVTLALLGVLGLSMVGYAGLLEGRTALLIAVHISAPAAVAMALGGWLLVERAGR; this is encoded by the coding sequence ATGGGATCAAGTGTTCGTGAACTGGCCGGGGCCACGCCCGTCACCCGGGACCGCTACATCGACCTGCTGCGCGTCGTCTCGCTCGGCACCGTCGTCCTCGGCCACTGGCTGATGGCGGCCGTCACCACCGGCGGGGTCGACAACCTCCTCGCCGTCGTGCCCGGCCTCCAACCGCTCACCTGGCTGCTGCAGATCATGCCGGTGTTCTTCTTCGTCGGCGGCTTCTCGCACGCGCTGTCCTACCGGTCGCTGCTGCGCAGGCGGCCGGAGGGTTCCACGGACCCGGTGTACGCCGCCTTCCTGCGGGCCCGCCTGCAACGCCTGCTGCGGCCCACCATGGTGTTCGTCCTGGTGTGGGGTGCCGCCGCGCTCGTACTCCAACTCCTCGGCTCCGGCGGCGGGCTGACCGGGGTGACGCTCCGGCTGGTGACCCAGCCGCTCTGGTTCATCGGGGTCTACCTGGCCATGGTCGCCTTCACCCCGGCGCTGCTGGGACTGCACGACCGTTACGGCTGGGGGGCGTTCGCCGCACTGGCCTCGGCCGCCGTGGCCGTCGACGTGCTGCGCTTCGCCGCCGGTGTCCCGTACGTCGAGTTCCTCAACTTCGCCTTCGTCTGGCTCGCGGTGCACCAGCTCGGTTTCCTGCGGGCCGACGGGCGGATCGCCCGGCCCGCGCTCCTCGCCGGCGCGGGACTCACCGCGGCCGTGGCGCTCGTGGCCCTCGGGCCGTATCCGCTGTCCATGGTCGGCATGCCCGGCGAGAAGATCAGCAACATGGCGCCGCCCACCCTCGCCCTGCTCTGCCACGGCCTCTGGCTGGTCGGGGCGGTCGAGCTGCTGCGGGCGCGCGGAGCCCGGCTGGTCGCCAGGCCCCGCGTCCGGGCCACCGTCGTGGCCGCCAACGGAGTCGCGATGACCGCGTTCCTGTGGCATCTCACCGCGATGCTCGGGGTGTACGGCGCGATGCTCGCCCTAGGGGTTCCGCTGCCCGATCCGGCCACCGGGGCCTGGTGGGCGCAGGCGCCGGTGCGGATATGCGCCGCCGTCGCGCTCACCGCACTCCTGGTCTCGGTCTTCCGGACGTTCGAGCGCCCGGCGCCCGCCGTGCCCTCCCGCGGCGCGGGCGGCGCGGGGGCGCTCTCCGCGCTCGGAGTGACCCTCGCCCTGCTCGGTGTGCTGGGCCTGTCGATGGTCGGGTACGCGGGTCTGCTGGAGGGCCGCACCGCACTGCTGATCGCCGTGCACATCAGCGCCCCGGCCGCCGTCGCCATGGCTCTCGGCGGCTGGCTGCTGGTCGAGCGCGCCGGGCGGTGA
- a CDS encoding Txe/YoeB family addiction module toxin yields MKFVWDEAAWEDYVWWQAQVRKILRRINCLLQDVARNGNEGIGKPEPLKHGFQGFWSRRITAEHRLIYKVVDDEVRIAACRYRYGS; encoded by the coding sequence GTGAAGTTCGTCTGGGATGAAGCGGCTTGGGAGGACTACGTCTGGTGGCAGGCACAGGTCCGGAAGATCCTCAGACGGATCAACTGCCTGCTCCAGGACGTCGCCCGCAACGGCAACGAAGGCATCGGCAAGCCCGAACCCCTGAAACACGGCTTCCAGGGGTTCTGGTCCCGCCGCATCACCGCGGAGCACCGCCTGATCTACAAGGTGGTCGACGACGAGGTCCGTATCGCCGCCTGCCGCTATCGCTACGGCTCCTGA